A region of Arabidopsis thaliana chromosome 5, partial sequence DNA encodes the following proteins:
- the RGP5 gene encoding Alpha-1,4-glucan-protein synthase family protein (Alpha-1,4-glucan-protein synthase family protein; FUNCTIONS IN: transferase activity, transferring hexosyl groups, glycogenin glucosyltransferase activity; INVOLVED IN: response to salt stress; LOCATED IN: cell junction, Golgi apparatus, plant-type cell wall; EXPRESSED IN: 26 plant structures; EXPRESSED DURING: 16 growth stages; CONTAINS InterPro DOMAIN/s: Alpha-1,4-glucan-protein synthase, UDP-forming (InterPro:IPR004901); BEST Arabidopsis thaliana protein match is: reversibly glycosylated polypeptide 1 (TAIR:AT3G02230.1); Has 238 Blast hits to 236 proteins in 43 species: Archae - 22; Bacteria - 6; Metazoa - 0; Fungi - 0; Plants - 208; Viruses - 0; Other Eukaryotes - 2 (source: NCBI BLink).) yields MSLAEINKNEVDIVIGALNADLTQFLTSWRPFFSGFHLIVVKDPELKEELNIPEGFDVDVYSKTDMEKVVGASNSTMFSGYSCRYFGYLVSKKKYIVSIDDDCVPAKDPKGFLVDAVTQHVINLENPATPLFFNTLYDPYCEGADFVRGYPFSLRSGVPCAASCGLWLNLADLDAPTQALKTEKRNTAYVDAVMTVPAKAMLPISGINIAFNRELVGPALVPALRLAGEGKVRWETLEDVWCGMCLKHISDHLGYGVKTGLPYVWRNERGDAVESLRKKWEGMKLMEKSVPFFDSLKLPETALKVEDCVIELAKAVKEQLGSDDPAFTQAADAMVKWVQLWNSVNSSA; encoded by the coding sequence ATGTCTTTGGCCGAGATAAACAAGAATGAAGTCGACATTGTTATTGGGGCTCTTAATGCTGACCTTACACAGTTTTTGACCAGCTGGAGGCCTTTCTTCTCCGGATTCCATCTGATTGTTGTCAAAGATCCTGAGCTCAAGGAGGAACTCAACATACCAGAAGGCTTTGACGTAGATGTCTACTCTAAGACTGACATGGAAAAGGTTGTGGGCGCATCCAATTCCACCATGTTCTCTGGCTATTCTTGCAGATATTTCGGTTATCTCGTATCTAAAAAGAAGTACATTGTCTctattgatgatgattgtgTCCCTGCTAAAGATCCGAAGGGGTTCCTAGTGGATGCTGTTACTCAGCACGTGATCAACCTTGAAAACCCAGCCacgcctctcttcttcaacaccCTTTATGATCCTTACTGCGAGGGAGCGGATTTTGTCCGTGGATACCCTTTCAGCCTCAGAAGTGGTGTCCCTTGTGCTGCATCTTGTGGGCTTTGGCTTAATCTAGCTGATCTTGATGCTCCAACACAAGCTCTCAAGACAGAGAAAAGGAACACTGCATATGTTGATGCGGTTATGACTGTCCCGGCCAAGGCTATGCTACCCATAAGCGGAATCAACATTGCTTTTAACCGCGAGTTGGTGGGTCCAGCTTTGGTGCCTGCACTCAGATTGGCTGGAGAAGGGAAAGTGAGATGGGAAACACTTGAAGATGTTTGGTGTGGGATGTGTCTGAAACATATCTCTGATCATTTGGGTTATGGTGTGAAAACCGGACTGCCTTATGTGTGGAGAAACGAGAGAGGAGATGCAGTGGAGAGTTTGAGGAAGAAATGGGAAGGAATGAAGCTGATGGAGAAAAGTGTTCCATTTTTCGATTCATTGAAATTGCCCGAGACTGCGCTTAAAGTTGAAGATTGTGTGATTGAGCTTGCTAAAGCGGTGAAAGAGCAGTTAGGTTCAGATGATCCTGCCTTTACGCAAGCTGCTGATGCTATGGTTAAGTGGGTCCAGCTCTGGAATTCTGTTAATTCTAGCGCTTGA
- a CDS encoding uncharacterized protein (unknown protein; Has 25 Blast hits to 25 proteins in 9 species: Archae - 0; Bacteria - 0; Metazoa - 0; Fungi - 0; Plants - 25; Viruses - 0; Other Eukaryotes - 0 (source: NCBI BLink).), whose amino-acid sequence MACPRNSITYNATRCACGIGQLLNRSSGSCEIFGWPSTISTDKDVNYSVISFAETLFAFDRIRKFTQSQAIFLEATLVMLLSWLVFCFFLRFTKLGDGRNVWFNLRWWITRLDVFFSTRHWLDDQQIVKKRKTELGGTFSVASWIVFIGLFAALLYQIITKRTIEVHNVRATGSPDLISFENDLEFNITAVSDMSCSNLRGIGNVVMGNPGFSEFKVAALSSLGSYTCKNTTSGPTVNFKCTKCRLTNDYIYISWHFVDLPDSPAAAVGFQFNFTSKNGPNEKHMSFVSGTLRNGSILDESPVTFRGTEGNILKFNLFPRIYHHLHDLKLIQPLFHEFIPGSVYRDTTQLQASMGRSTDGILNTTLFINYLSAYIVEIDHENILGPVSFLADLGGLYCISIGIFFYLLVQCEYRIKKLRNEDTVFRKIRNRRKALDHWDKLRRYVAYTWDCSILVDDAIKTTKVSGMCGLTRPPTSSNSSEHGESIMANKKPNLGIEKNVISQPASLELSSFDSASSLAHGDNFSNKKSITHPISHSEDVSIPPPPPMEFIDGSSGSEVDAMDIKNKFQLLYDYNVLLREKLLETQSLLNTLAPKPIASSSSTVERSA is encoded by the exons ATGGCGTGCCCTAGAAACTCCATAACATACAACGCCACGCGCTGCGCGTGCGGTATCGGTCAGCTACTAAACCGGAGCTCCGGGAGCTGCGAGATCTTCGGTTGGCCGTCAACAATCTCCACAGACAAAGATGTAAACTACAGCGTAATATCATTCGCCGAGACTTTATTCGCTTTCGATAGGATCCGTAAGTTCACGCAATCTCAAGCTATTTTCTTAGAAGCTACGCTCGTGATGCTTCTCTCCTGGttagtcttttgtttcttcctgAGATTCACCAAACTCGGCGATGGTCGTAATGTCTGGTTTAATCTCCGTTGGTGGATTACTCGACTTGacgtcttcttctccactaGACATTGGCTC GATGATCAACAAATTGTCAAGAAACGTAAAACAGAACTTGGTGGAACATTTTCTGTTGCGAGCTGGATTGTTTTCATTGGTTTATTCGCTGC GCTGCTTTATCAAATCATAACCAAGAGAACAATTGAAGTTCACAATGTGAGAGCTACTGGTTCTCCAGATTTGATCTCATTCGAGAACGATTTGGAGTTTAACATCACCGCTGTTTCGGATATGAGTTGCTCTAATTTACGCGGTATTGGGAACGTGGTCATGGGTAATCCCGGGTTTAGCGAGTTCAAAGTTGCTGCTCTTTCTAGTTTAGGAAGCTATACTTGTAAGAATACAACTTCAGGACCAACAGTGAATTTCAAATGTACCAAATGTCGTCTCACCAACGATTACATATATATCTCGTGGCATTTCGTTGATCTTCCTGATTCgcctgctgctgctgttggATTTCAGTTTAACTTTACGTCTAAGAATGGACCTAACGAGAAGCATATGAGTTTTGTTAGTGGCACTCTGAGAAACGGAAGCATTCTCGATGAAAGTCCGGTTACTTTCCGTGGAACCGAAGGGAATATATTGAAGTTTAATCTGTTTCCTCGGATTTACCATCATTTGCATGATCTAAAGCTAATCCAACCTCTCTTTCACGAGTTTATCCCTGGCTCTGTTTACCGAGACACTACTCAGCTTCAGGCATCTATGGGAAGGTCAACAGATGGCATACTCAATACGACATTGTTCATCAACTATCTCTCTGCTTATATTGTTGAGATAGACCATGAAAATATACTCGGTCCTG TTAGCTTCCTTGCCGATCTTGGTGGTTTGTATTGCATCAGTATTGGCATATTTTTCTACCTACTAGTGCAG TGTGAGTACAGGATCAAGAAGCTGCGAAATGAAGATACTGTTTTCAGGAAGATAAGGAATCGTCGTAAAGCTCTAGATCACTGGGATAAA CTGAGAAGATATGTTGCATACACATGGGATTGCAGCATATTGGTCGATGATGCCATCAAAACGACAAAGGTATCAGGAATGTGTGGTTTAACGAGACCTCCAACATCTTCTAATAGCTCGGAACACGGGGAATCGATCATGGCGAACAAGAAGCCTAACTTAGGTATTGAGAAG AATGTGATTTCACAACCTGCAAGTTTAGAACTGAGCTCTTTTGATTCGGCTTCTTCTCTGGCTCATGGAGataatttctcaaataaaaagagtataaCTCATCCAATTTCTCATAGTGAAGACGTTTCAATCCCTCCACCTCCTCCAATGG AGTTCATTGATGGATCTTCTGGTTCAGAAGTGGACGCAATGGATATCAAGAATAAATTTCAACTTCTTTACGACTACAATGTATTGCTTAGGGAAAAACTTTTAGAGACTCAGTCTTTGCTTAATACTTTGGCACCCAAACCAAtagcatcatcatcttcaaccGTGGAACGCAGTGCCTAG